From the Streptomyces sp. NBC_00390 genome, the window CGGCGTACGAGGCGGCCTGGCGGCGCGACGCGCGGCTGCCGTACGCGACACATGCACTCACCGCCGCCTGGTGGGCCTCGGAGGCCGGCAAGCGGGTCGTGCACGTGGGCCAGCATCTGCACGGCGGTACGGGCGCGGACCTCGGCCACCCCGTCCACCGGCACTTTCTGTGGGGTCGCCAGCTGGACGCCTATCTGGGCTCCGGCAGTGAAGTCCTCTCGGAACTGGGCGCGTTGCTCGCCGGACAGGAGCCGGTATGAGCACCGCACACAGCACCGGGACGACCGGTGTGCACATCGGCATGGAGCTGCCGTCGCTCACCGTCCCGGTCACCCGCACCCTGATCGTCGCCGGCGCTGTGGCATCCCGCGACTACCAGGACGTCCATCACGACGCCGAGCTCGCGAGATCGAAGGGCTCACAGGACATCTTCATGAACATCCTGACGACCAACGGACTGGTCGGGCGGTATGTCACCGACTGCTTCGGGGAGCATGCCGTGCTGCGCAAGGTCGCCATCCGGCTGGGCGCACCCAACTACCCGGGAGACACCATGGTGTTGAGCGGCACGGTCACTTCCCTGGACGGCGCGACGGCCGGGGTGCGGGTCGTCGGGGCCAACGGCATCGGCACGCACGTCACCGGCACGGTGACCGTGATCCTCCCGGAGGCCGGCACATGAGCGTCCGAGGACGGGACACCCTCGGTGGCAGGGCAGCCATCGTCGGTGTCGGGGCGACGGAGTTCTCCAAGGATTCCGGGCGCAGCGAGCTCAAGCTCGCCGTCGAGGCGGTGCGGGCGGCGCTGGACGACGCCGCTCTGACGCCCGGTGACGTCGACGGGCTGGTCACCTTCACGATGGACACCAGCCCCGAGATCACCGTCGCCCAGGCGGCGGGCATCGGGGAGCTCTCCTTCTTCTCCCGTATCCACTACGGCGGTGGCGCGGCCTGCGCCACCGTGCAGCAGGCCGCCCTCGCCGTCGCCACGGGCGTCGCCGAAGTGGTCGTCTGCTACAGGGCGTTCAACGAGCGCTCGGGCCGCCGTTTCGGCTCCGGGGTGCAGCAGCGGGAGCCCTCCGCGGAGGGCTCGGCGCTCGGCTGGAATCTCCCCTTCGGGCTGCTCACCCCTGCTTCCTGGGTGGCCATGGCCGCCCAGCGGTATCTGAACG encodes:
- a CDS encoding acyl dehydratase: MSTAHSTGTTGVHIGMELPSLTVPVTRTLIVAGAVASRDYQDVHHDAELARSKGSQDIFMNILTTNGLVGRYVTDCFGEHAVLRKVAIRLGAPNYPGDTMVLSGTVTSLDGATAGVRVVGANGIGTHVTGTVTVILPEAGT